A portion of the Magnolia sinica isolate HGM2019 chromosome 17, MsV1, whole genome shotgun sequence genome contains these proteins:
- the LOC131230708 gene encoding uncharacterized protein LOC131230708, with amino-acid sequence MGSEGPSVITVHVTGFKKFHGVAENPTETIVSNLKEFIRKKGLARGLVLGSCNVLETAGNGALAPLHQILESAVTASDSESSNVGRVIWLHLGVNSGATRFAVEHQAVNEATFRCPDELGWKPQKIPIIPSDGGISRTRETSLPVDEITKALAKMGYEVMSSDDAGRFVCNYVYYHSLRFAEQHVIKSLFVHVPLFSTIHEETQMQFVASLLEILATLN; translated from the exons ATGGGGTCAGAGGGGCCATCGGTTATAACAGTTCATGTGACTGGGTTTAAGAAATTTCATGGCGTTGCTGAGAATCCAACAGAAACAATTGTCAGTAATCTAAAAGAGTTTATCCGGAAAAAGGGATTGGCTAGGGGCTTGGTACTTGGGAGTTGCAATGTTCTTGAGACTGCTGGAAATGGGGCTCTAGCTCCCCTTCATCAGATCTTGGAATCAGCAGTGACTGCATCAGATTCTGAATCTTCAAATGTCGGACGGGTTATTTGG CTCCACTTGGGTGTTAATAGCGGTGCAACAAGGTTTGCGGTCGAGCATCAGGCGGTTAATGAAGCTACTTTCCGCTGTCCCGATGAACTGGGATGGAAACCTCAG AAAATCCCCATTATCCCTTCGGATGGAGGCATTTCACGGACACGAGAG ACTTCTCTGCCCGTCGACGAGATTACCAAGGCATTGGCGAAGATGGGTTATGAAGTGATGTCTTCTGATGACGCTGGTCGGTTTGTATGCAATTACGTCTACTACCATTCTCTCCGGTTCGCAGAGCAACATGTTATCAAATCTCTCTTTGTACATGTCCCCCTCTTCTCAACAATACACGAAGAGACTCAAATGCAGTTTGTCGCTTCCCTGTTGGAGATACTCGCTACCTTAAATTAG